A region from the Nocardioides coralli genome encodes:
- a CDS encoding MBL fold metallo-hydrolase, translating to MRLTVVGCAGSYPGPDSPASCYLVEAEHEGRTWRILLDLGNGALGVLHRYADPLAIDAVFLSHLHADHCLDLCGYYVLRRYHPEGQQPRIPVWGPVGTADRLARAYDLPPDPGMREEFDFRTYDGPVALGPFRVEPVEVTHPVPAYGLRVSADGVTLGYSGDTGPCPGLDTVARDADLLLAEASFRSGAENPPDLHLTGADCGEAATRGGARRLMLTHVPPWYDPADAVAEAKETYTGPILLARSGESHEV from the coding sequence GTGAGGTTGACCGTCGTCGGCTGCGCGGGTTCCTACCCGGGACCAGACTCCCCGGCCAGCTGCTACCTCGTCGAGGCCGAGCACGAGGGCCGCACCTGGCGGATCCTCCTCGACCTCGGCAACGGCGCGCTCGGCGTCCTGCACCGGTACGCCGACCCGCTGGCGATCGACGCCGTGTTCCTCAGCCACCTCCACGCCGACCACTGCCTCGACCTCTGCGGCTACTACGTGCTGCGCCGCTACCACCCCGAGGGCCAGCAGCCCAGGATCCCGGTCTGGGGTCCCGTCGGCACCGCCGACCGGCTCGCGCGGGCCTACGACCTGCCCCCCGACCCCGGCATGCGTGAGGAGTTCGACTTCCGGACCTACGACGGGCCGGTGGCGCTCGGACCCTTCCGGGTGGAGCCGGTCGAGGTGACCCACCCCGTGCCGGCGTACGGCCTGCGTGTGAGCGCCGACGGCGTCACCCTCGGCTACTCCGGCGACACCGGTCCCTGCCCGGGCCTCGACACGGTGGCCCGCGACGCCGACCTGCTGCTCGCCGAGGCGTCCTTCCGGTCCGGCGCCGAGAACCCACCAGACCTCCACCTGACCGGGGCGGACTGCGGCGAGGCCGCCACCCGCGGCGGGGCGCGGCGGCTCATGCTCACCCACGTCCCGCCGTGGTACGACCCCGCGGACGCCGTGGCGGAGGCGAAGGAGACCTACACCGGCCCGATCCTGCTGGCGAGGTCGGGCGAGTCCCACGAGGTGTAG
- the rdgB gene encoding RdgB/HAM1 family non-canonical purine NTP pyrophosphatase: MVEVLLASRNAKKLAEMQRILAPQVPDIRVLGLDDTVPYEEPVEDEPTFAGNALLKARAGLAASGLPTVADDSGLCVDALNGMPGVLSARWAGVGKDDEANNRLLLEQLADVPDERRGAHFRCAVAFCHPDGTELVVEGRMEGHIIREQRGSGGFGYDVLFVAAEHATAGLTSAELDASEKDAISHRGRALREIAPRIADLLADR, translated from the coding sequence GTGGTTGAGGTCCTGCTGGCGTCGCGCAACGCCAAGAAGCTGGCGGAGATGCAGCGCATCCTCGCTCCACAGGTCCCCGACATCCGCGTCCTCGGGCTCGACGACACCGTCCCCTACGAGGAGCCGGTCGAGGACGAGCCGACCTTCGCGGGCAACGCGCTGCTGAAGGCGCGCGCCGGCCTCGCGGCGAGCGGGCTGCCGACGGTCGCCGACGACTCCGGGCTCTGCGTCGACGCTCTCAACGGGATGCCGGGAGTGCTGTCGGCCCGCTGGGCGGGGGTCGGCAAGGACGACGAGGCCAACAACCGGCTGCTGCTCGAACAGCTCGCCGACGTCCCCGACGAGCGGCGCGGGGCGCACTTCCGCTGCGCGGTCGCGTTCTGCCACCCCGACGGCACCGAGCTCGTGGTCGAGGGTCGGATGGAGGGCCACATCATCCGCGAGCAGCGGGGGAGCGGCGGCTTCGGCTACGACGTGCTCTTCGTGGCGGCGGAGCACGCCACCGCGGGCCTGACCTCGGCCGAGCTCGACGCGAGCGAGAAGGACGCGATCTCTCACCGCGGCCGGGCGCTGCGCGAGATCGCGCCCCGGATCGCCGACCTGCTGGCCGACCGCTAG
- a CDS encoding energy-coupling factor ABC transporter permease — translation MHVPDGFLDAPTSIATGVVATAAVAVALRGARRELDDRTAPMAGLVAAFVFAAQMINFPVGAGTSGHLLGGALAAVLVGPFTGALCLAVVLLVQGLLFADGGITALGTNITLFSLVAVGAGWLVFRGLQLLLPRRLSSVPVAAGLAGLVSVPVTAVAFVALFAAGGQAPVALEPVLTAMLGWHVLIGVGEALITALVVSSVVAARPDLVHGARPLLATRGLEIRTAGVAA, via the coding sequence ATGCACGTCCCCGACGGATTCCTCGACGCCCCCACCTCGATCGCGACCGGGGTCGTCGCCACGGCCGCGGTGGCGGTGGCGCTCCGGGGCGCCCGCCGCGAGCTCGACGACCGTACCGCCCCCATGGCCGGGCTGGTCGCCGCCTTCGTCTTCGCTGCCCAGATGATCAACTTCCCTGTCGGAGCCGGCACCAGCGGGCACCTGCTGGGCGGAGCGCTCGCCGCCGTGCTGGTCGGCCCGTTCACGGGCGCGCTGTGCCTGGCGGTGGTGCTCCTGGTGCAGGGGCTGCTCTTCGCCGACGGCGGCATCACCGCCCTCGGCACCAACATCACGCTGTTCTCGCTCGTCGCCGTGGGCGCCGGCTGGCTGGTCTTCCGCGGCCTGCAGCTGCTGCTGCCGAGGCGGCTCTCGAGCGTCCCCGTCGCCGCGGGGCTCGCCGGTCTCGTCTCCGTTCCGGTCACGGCAGTGGCCTTCGTCGCGCTCTTCGCCGCCGGCGGCCAGGCGCCCGTCGCGCTCGAGCCGGTCCTCACCGCCATGCTGGGCTGGCACGTGCTGATCGGCGTCGGTGAGGCCCTCATCACCGCACTCGTGGTCAGCAGCGTCGTCGCGGCCCGGCCCGACCTGGTCCACGGGGCTCGACCGTTGCTCGCGACCCGGGGGCTCGAGATCCGCACGGCGGGGGTGGCCGCATGA
- the murI gene encoding glutamate racemase, whose translation MSAAAADAPIGIFDSGFGGLTVARSVIDQLPHESIVYLGDTARQPYGPKRIAEVREYALECLDHLVDRSVKALVIACNSASAAVLRDARERYDVPVVEVIYPATRRAVAATHNGRIGVICTRSTAESMAYDDAFAAAPHIELVTRVCPRFVDFVEAGVTSGEELIAVAHDYLDPLVQQRVDTLVLGCTHYPLLTGVISLVMGDAVTLVSSAEECGKDVYRQLLGADLVRPAGEPTHEFLTTGAPADFASIGRRFLGPEMVMASQFAGGLQ comes from the coding sequence GTGTCAGCTGCTGCCGCCGATGCACCCATCGGCATCTTCGACTCGGGCTTCGGTGGCCTCACCGTGGCCCGCTCGGTCATCGACCAGCTGCCCCACGAGTCGATCGTCTACCTCGGCGACACCGCCCGCCAGCCCTACGGCCCGAAGCGGATCGCCGAGGTCCGCGAGTACGCCCTCGAGTGTCTCGACCACCTCGTCGACCGCAGCGTCAAGGCCCTCGTCATCGCCTGCAACTCCGCCAGCGCCGCGGTGCTGCGCGATGCCCGCGAGCGCTACGACGTCCCCGTCGTCGAGGTGATCTACCCGGCCACCCGGCGCGCCGTCGCCGCCACCCACAACGGGCGGATCGGCGTGATCTGCACCCGGTCGACGGCCGAGTCGATGGCCTACGACGACGCGTTCGCGGCCGCGCCCCACATCGAGCTGGTCACCCGGGTCTGCCCGCGGTTCGTCGACTTCGTCGAAGCCGGTGTGACCAGCGGTGAGGAGCTGATCGCGGTCGCCCACGACTACCTCGACCCCCTGGTCCAGCAGCGGGTCGACACCCTGGTCCTCGGCTGCACCCACTACCCGTTGCTGACCGGCGTCATCTCGCTGGTCATGGGCGACGCGGTCACGCTCGTCTCGAGCGCCGAGGAGTGCGGCAAGGACGTCTACCGGCAGCTCCTCGGGGCCGACCTGGTCAGGCCCGCCGGGGAGCCCACCCACGAGTTCCTCACCACCGGGGCGCCGGCCGACTTCGCCTCGATCGGGCGACGGTTCCTCGGTCCCGAGATGGTGATGGCCTCCCAGTTCGCCGGGGGCCTGCAGTGA
- the rph gene encoding ribonuclease PH, whose product MTDVPARADGRAADQLRPITITRHWLDHAAGSVLVEFGRTRVLCAASASEGVPRWRKGSGLGWVTAEYAMLPAATNTRSDRESVRGRIGGRTHEISRLIGRSLRAVIDYGALGENTIVLDCDVLQADGGTRTAAITGAYVALADAVAHLRSEGALAGEPLTGSVAAVSVGIIDGQPRLDLPYEEDVRAETDMNVVMTGAGDFVEVQGTAEGAAFDRSELDAMLGLAEKGCADLTRIQAEALAGG is encoded by the coding sequence ATGACCGACGTACCCGCCCGCGCCGACGGCCGAGCCGCCGACCAGCTCCGCCCGATCACGATCACCCGCCACTGGCTCGACCACGCGGCCGGCTCCGTGCTCGTCGAGTTCGGCCGGACCCGGGTGCTGTGCGCCGCCTCGGCCTCCGAGGGCGTGCCCCGGTGGCGCAAGGGGTCGGGGCTGGGCTGGGTGACCGCCGAGTACGCCATGCTGCCGGCCGCGACCAACACCCGGTCGGACCGCGAGTCGGTGCGCGGCAGGATCGGGGGCCGCACCCACGAGATCTCCCGGCTCATCGGGCGCTCGCTGCGGGCCGTCATCGACTACGGCGCCCTGGGCGAGAACACGATCGTGCTCGACTGCGACGTGCTCCAGGCCGACGGCGGCACCCGCACTGCCGCGATCACCGGTGCCTACGTCGCGCTGGCCGACGCGGTCGCCCACCTGCGCTCCGAGGGTGCGCTGGCCGGTGAGCCGCTGACGGGGTCGGTGGCCGCGGTCAGCGTCGGCATCATCGACGGGCAGCCGCGCCTCGACCTGCCCTACGAGGAGGACGTGCGGGCCGAGACCGACATGAACGTCGTCATGACCGGCGCCGGGGACTTCGTCGAGGTGCAGGGCACCGCGGAGGGCGCGGCGTTCGACCGGTCCGAGCTCGACGCGATGCTGGGCCTCGCCGAGAAGGGCTGCGCCGACCTCACCCGGATCCAGGCCGAGGCGCTCGCGGGTGGTTGA
- a CDS encoding alkaline phosphatase family protein, with product MPLLPWTSLVAVVALAVGALAGAPVLTAPPEAEARPAGPAAKVLVISVDSLSSRALRRLGREGAPHLHRLLDRGAGTLNARTVREMTLTLPNHTSMVTGRRVDRRHGGHGVYWNDDRTRPRTVHEAAGRRVPSVFSVVDSRRRDPGLFVSKSKLALFKRSWPEDVDRLAIVENNGELVRRVRADLVEHRRALTFLHLSLPDVVGHRHGFLSRRHLDAISTTDRRIGRLLTTIRGDRRLRERLTVIVTADHGGIGGGHGDPTLLHNYRIPFLVWGAGVAKGADLYELNPDYRDPGRRRTGYAARRQPIRNGDVANLVTDLLGLPALRGSHLNADQRLDVS from the coding sequence GTGCCCCTCCTGCCGTGGACCTCCCTGGTCGCCGTGGTCGCGCTGGCCGTGGGAGCCCTCGCGGGCGCCCCGGTCCTCACCGCGCCGCCCGAGGCGGAGGCCAGGCCGGCCGGACCGGCCGCCAAGGTGCTGGTCATCTCGGTCGACTCGCTCAGCTCACGGGCACTGCGCCGGCTGGGTCGCGAGGGTGCGCCACACCTCCACCGGCTGCTCGACCGGGGCGCGGGGACGCTCAACGCACGGACGGTGCGGGAGATGACCCTGACCCTGCCGAACCACACGTCGATGGTGACCGGGCGACGGGTCGATCGTCGCCACGGCGGCCACGGGGTCTACTGGAACGACGACCGGACCCGGCCCCGCACGGTGCACGAGGCCGCCGGTCGCCGCGTGCCGTCGGTCTTCTCGGTCGTCGACTCCCGCCGCCGAGACCCCGGCCTGTTCGTGTCGAAGTCGAAGCTCGCCCTCTTCAAGCGCTCGTGGCCCGAGGATGTCGACCGGCTGGCGATCGTGGAGAACAACGGCGAGCTCGTGCGCCGGGTCCGCGCCGATCTCGTCGAGCACCGGCGCGCCCTCACCTTCCTGCACCTGTCGCTACCTGACGTCGTCGGCCACCGGCACGGCTTCCTCTCCCGCCGGCACCTCGACGCGATCTCCACCACCGACCGTCGGATCGGCCGGCTCCTCACGACGATCCGCGGCGACCGTCGGCTCCGTGAGCGGCTCACCGTGATCGTCACCGCCGACCACGGTGGCATCGGCGGTGGCCACGGCGACCCGACGCTGCTGCACAACTACCGGATCCCCTTCCTGGTGTGGGGCGCGGGTGTCGCGAAGGGCGCCGACCTCTACGAGCTCAACCCGGACTACCGCGACCCCGGTCGGCGGCGGACTGGCTACGCCGCCCGCCGGCAGCCGATCCGCAACGGCGACGTGGCCAACCTGGTCACCGACCTGCTGGGGCTGCCCGCCCTGCGAGGCAGCCATCTCAACGCCGACCAGCGGCTCGACGTGTCGTGA
- the bcp gene encoding thioredoxin-dependent thiol peroxidase has protein sequence MTQRLTPGDPAPDFTLTSDTGEEVSLADLRGRKVIVYFYPSAMTPGCTKQACDFSDSLESLRGSGYEVLGISKDAPARLAKFRERDGLSITLLSDTDLEVHRSFAAYGEKKLYGKVVEGVIRSTFVVDEDGKVELAQYNVKATGHVAKLRKDLGLAV, from the coding sequence GTGACCCAGCGCCTGACCCCCGGCGACCCCGCCCCGGACTTCACCCTGACCTCCGACACCGGCGAGGAGGTCTCGCTCGCCGACCTGCGCGGCCGCAAGGTGATCGTCTACTTCTACCCCTCGGCGATGACCCCCGGCTGCACCAAGCAGGCGTGCGACTTCAGCGACTCCCTCGAGTCCCTGCGCGGCTCCGGCTACGAGGTGCTGGGCATCTCCAAGGACGCGCCGGCCAGGCTGGCGAAGTTCCGTGAGCGGGACGGTCTCTCCATCACGCTGCTCTCCGACACCGACCTCGAGGTGCACAGGAGCTTCGCGGCGTACGGCGAGAAGAAGCTCTACGGCAAGGTGGTCGAGGGCGTCATCCGCTCGACGTTCGTGGTCGACGAGGACGGGAAGGTCGAGCTCGCGCAGTACAACGTCAAGGCCACCGGCCACGTCGCCAAGCTGCGCAAGGACCTCGGCCTCGCCGTCTGA
- a CDS encoding DUF3618 domain-containing protein, translated as MSNELTTLEHEIEETREHLASTIDQLLHRVHPKTIVSREAAAIKGYFVDARTGGPRTDNILKVVGGVVGAVALFVAVRKVAG; from the coding sequence GTGAGCAACGAGCTGACGACACTCGAGCACGAGATCGAGGAGACCCGCGAGCACCTCGCGAGCACGATCGACCAGCTGCTCCACCGGGTCCACCCCAAGACGATCGTGTCGCGGGAGGCTGCGGCCATCAAGGGCTACTTCGTCGACGCCCGGACGGGCGGGCCACGCACCGACAACATCCTCAAGGTCGTCGGTGGCGTCGTCGGTGCGGTCGCCCTCTTCGTCGCCGTCCGCAAGGTCGCAGGCTGA
- a CDS encoding GroES family chaperonin → MLHDRILVEVDRDSGERRSTGGIVIPATAAMGARRLAWSRVIAVGPHARAVEKGDRVLFDPEDKAEVEVQGETYMVMRERDIHAVAADRLGDEATGLYL, encoded by the coding sequence ATGCTCCACGACCGGATCCTGGTCGAGGTCGACCGCGACTCCGGAGAACGCCGCTCCACCGGCGGCATCGTCATCCCCGCCACCGCTGCGATGGGTGCGCGTCGGCTCGCCTGGTCGCGCGTGATCGCGGTCGGGCCGCACGCCCGCGCCGTCGAGAAGGGCGACCGCGTGCTGTTCGACCCCGAGGACAAGGCCGAGGTGGAGGTCCAGGGTGAGACCTACATGGTGATGCGCGAGCGCGACATCCATGCGGTTGCCGCCGACCGGCTCGGCGACGAGGCCACGGGCCTCTACCTCTGA
- a CDS encoding bile acid:sodium symporter family protein has protein sequence MDSALSTIGLPIALAIIMFGLGLDLTVGDFRRVGRHPKAVLVALGCQLLLLPAACFGLVLLFDLPPLLGIGMMLLAASPGGTTANLFSHLFRGDVALNITLTAINTIVAIGTLPPITNLTIRWFDQSDSVSMPLVEVVKVFVLILVPVGLGMVVRARRADFAARMDRPVRAGSAVILAVLILGILLDQRDDVGDYLADVGLIAAIFCALSLVVGYVVPRAAGVAGDQAIASSFEIGVHNGTLAIFVAVEVLDSVEISVPAAVYSLLMFFLAAGWGAVISRRVAERDTQRVAG, from the coding sequence ATGGACTCCGCGCTCAGCACCATCGGGCTGCCGATCGCCCTGGCGATCATCATGTTCGGCCTCGGGCTCGACCTGACGGTGGGCGACTTCCGGCGCGTCGGCCGGCACCCCAAGGCGGTCCTCGTGGCGCTGGGGTGCCAGCTGCTGCTCCTGCCGGCGGCCTGCTTCGGGCTGGTGCTGCTCTTCGACCTGCCGCCGCTGCTCGGCATCGGCATGATGCTGCTGGCCGCCTCCCCGGGCGGGACGACGGCCAACCTCTTCAGCCATCTCTTCCGCGGCGACGTGGCCCTCAACATCACCCTGACCGCGATCAACACGATCGTCGCGATCGGGACCCTGCCGCCCATCACCAACCTGACGATCCGCTGGTTCGACCAGTCCGACAGCGTCTCGATGCCGCTGGTCGAGGTCGTCAAGGTCTTCGTGCTCATCCTGGTGCCGGTGGGCCTCGGCATGGTCGTGCGGGCGAGGCGCGCAGACTTCGCTGCCCGCATGGACCGCCCGGTCCGCGCCGGGTCGGCCGTGATCCTCGCGGTGCTGATCCTCGGCATCCTGCTGGACCAGCGGGACGACGTGGGCGACTACCTCGCCGACGTCGGTCTGATCGCCGCGATCTTCTGCGCGCTGAGCCTGGTGGTGGGGTACGTCGTGCCGAGGGCCGCCGGGGTCGCGGGCGACCAGGCGATCGCCTCCTCCTTCGAGATCGGCGTCCACAACGGCACGCTGGCCATCTTCGTCGCGGTCGAGGTCCTCGACAGCGTCGAGATCTCGGTCCCGGCCGCGGTCTACTCGCTGCTGATGTTCTTCCTGGCCGCCGGTTGGGGCGCGGTCATCTCGCGCCGGGTCGCCGAGCGGGACACCCAGCGCGTCGCCGGCTAG
- a CDS encoding PDGLE domain-containing protein produces the protein MRKRTFWIAGLVVALLLAGFVSYYASSNPDGLEHVAEQTGFLDTADEHAAGDGPLADYAVEGVDDGRLSGGLAGVLGTLVTLLVAGGLGYAVRRRSSRPAADRS, from the coding sequence ATGAGGAAGCGGACCTTCTGGATCGCCGGGCTGGTCGTCGCCCTGCTGCTGGCCGGTTTCGTGAGCTACTACGCCTCCAGCAACCCCGACGGGCTCGAGCACGTCGCCGAGCAGACCGGGTTCCTCGACACCGCCGACGAGCACGCCGCGGGAGACGGGCCGCTCGCCGACTACGCGGTCGAGGGCGTCGACGACGGGCGTCTCTCCGGCGGGCTTGCCGGAGTCCTCGGCACCCTCGTCACCCTGCTGGTCGCGGGCGGGCTCGGCTACGCCGTACGCCGCCGGAGCAGCCGGCCGGCCGCGGACCGCTCCTGA
- the cbiQ gene encoding cobalt ECF transporter T component CbiQ — protein sequence MGAGHGHRLHYHGHSRIHRAEPHHKILALLGFVLVVVATPRDWFPAYAGFLAVLGVVIAISGVPVGYLLKRLVVEIPFVVFALLMPFIALGPTVEVLGMTLSKPGLLAAWALLAKGTLGVLASLTLAATTEPDDVLRGLQRLRMPELVVQIMGFMIRYLDVVTGELRRMTTAMRSRGCDPRSPRHWPALAKALGALFIRSYERGERIHLAMLSRGYTGRLPS from the coding sequence ATGGGCGCCGGGCACGGCCACCGGCTCCATTACCACGGTCACTCGCGCATCCACCGGGCCGAGCCGCACCACAAGATCCTCGCGCTGCTCGGCTTCGTGCTCGTCGTCGTCGCGACGCCGCGCGACTGGTTCCCGGCGTACGCCGGGTTCCTGGCCGTCCTGGGGGTCGTGATCGCGATCAGCGGCGTGCCGGTGGGCTACCTGCTCAAGCGCCTCGTCGTGGAGATCCCGTTCGTGGTGTTCGCCCTGCTGATGCCGTTCATCGCGCTGGGGCCGACCGTCGAGGTGCTCGGCATGACCCTGAGCAAGCCCGGCCTGCTCGCGGCGTGGGCGCTGCTCGCCAAGGGCACGCTCGGCGTGCTCGCCTCGCTGACCCTGGCCGCGACCACCGAGCCCGACGACGTGCTGCGCGGCCTGCAGCGGCTGCGGATGCCCGAGCTCGTCGTCCAGATCATGGGTTTCATGATCCGCTACCTCGACGTCGTCACCGGCGAGCTGCGGCGGATGACGACCGCGATGCGCTCCCGCGGCTGCGACCCCCGGTCGCCGCGCCACTGGCCGGCCCTGGCCAAGGCGCTCGGGGCCCTGTTCATCCGGTCCTACGAGCGGGGGGAGCGCATCCACCTCGCGATGCTGTCCCGTGGCTACACCGGGAGGCTCCCGTCGTGA
- a CDS encoding energy-coupling factor ABC transporter ATP-binding protein: MSTPTLDVRGLAYAYPDGHQALFGVDLHVHPGERVALLGPNGAGKTTLVLHLNGILTPGAGSVTVSGLPVTKDNLQEVRRRVGVVFQDPDDQLFLGSVRQDVAFGPANLGLRGQELDRRVMDALDRVGMADFVDRPPHHLSFGQRRRVAVATVLAMEPEVLVLDEPSSNLDPASRRELADILRSLDVTVLMVTHDLPYALELCPRSVVLADGVVAADGPTYDVLTDGDLMRRHRLELPWGFDPRSALASVPRATPGSGGSDSLRG, encoded by the coding sequence GTGAGCACCCCCACCCTCGACGTCCGTGGTCTCGCCTACGCCTACCCCGACGGCCACCAGGCGCTCTTCGGCGTCGACCTCCACGTCCACCCGGGAGAGCGGGTCGCGCTGCTCGGACCCAACGGCGCCGGCAAGACCACGCTCGTCCTCCACCTCAACGGCATCCTCACCCCGGGCGCGGGATCGGTGACGGTGAGCGGGCTGCCGGTCACCAAGGACAACCTGCAGGAGGTGCGCCGCCGCGTGGGCGTGGTCTTCCAGGACCCGGACGACCAGCTCTTCCTCGGCAGCGTGCGGCAGGACGTCGCCTTCGGCCCCGCCAACCTCGGCCTGCGCGGACAGGAGCTGGACCGCCGGGTGATGGACGCGCTCGACCGGGTCGGGATGGCCGACTTCGTGGACCGGCCCCCGCACCACCTCTCCTTCGGACAGCGACGCCGGGTCGCGGTGGCGACCGTGCTGGCGATGGAGCCGGAGGTCCTCGTGCTCGATGAGCCGTCCTCCAACCTGGACCCCGCCTCGCGACGCGAGCTGGCCGACATCCTGCGCTCGCTCGACGTGACGGTGCTGATGGTGACCCACGACCTGCCTTACGCCCTCGAGCTGTGCCCGCGGTCCGTCGTGCTGGCCGACGGCGTCGTCGCCGCGGACGGGCCGACGTACGACGTGCTGACCGACGGCGACCTGATGCGACGCCACCGGCTCGAGCTGCCCTGGGGCTTCGACCCACGCAGCGCCCTGGCGTCCGTGCCCCGGGCTACGCCCGGGTCCGGCGGCTCGGATAGCCTGCGCGGGTGA